The genomic region GCTCAGTGGATAGAGCGTCTGTTTCCTAAGCAGAAAGTCGTAGGTTCGACCCCTACCTGGCGCGATCCACTGTTTTTTCCTCAAAGATATTGAACTGTGCACTCATCACATTAGCGCATAGACACAGGCTTTCTTTATCAAATTAACAAATGAAAAACATGTTCTTGTTGCTCTTTCTAGCATGAATTTTTTACAGGAAAGTCTGTATATGGAACATAATATACTATACCGCTGTATTAAGAGACTAGTTCATAATCTGATACTACATCTTTATGTACAAAAACTAAAACAACTTAATGCATATTAAATTAACTAGTTTCTTCATTTGTCTTTTCACTCAACACAAAGCAGTGAAAGCACACACTTGATGAATATCCAGAATACAAGAAGAATGATACAACACTTTCCAAATTTGAAGTTGCCTTCTTACAGTTTTCTTTGGTCACGTGTACTGCCTTTCTTACATTCATGCTTTTCGAAAAAATGCTTCCAAAAGAAGAGCTTTCTACTTAGATTTCCTTCTTTCAAATACATAGTAAGCctcattttttcttctttaatgCACCATACTTGACCTACTTTTGTATCTTTTCCTTTAGCGTCATTTTCCTATCACATTTAGAATGAAAACATCGACATTATAATGTTTGTTCCAATTTACAAATTTACACTACAAATAGTGAGTAAAGAAAAACTGCATACTCAACAAACTAAGCAAACAGAAATTATCTTGTTTCTTAGGAATCTTAATGCCCTCTATTGACACTAGGCATGATGAAGGTGCTGCAACATAAAATGTGTAGAAAGAAAAAGCTTCAGGACTATGTGAGATAAATGATATGAAACCGAATAAcctcattcattgattatacATAAGATACAAAAGGCAATCTTATATATGCGAGGAAACTAGCCAATAGAATAAGAGATTCGAAACAGATTCAAACCGAAAGAGCAAAGCAGAAATTAACACCCTAACTAAAATATACAGAATGGTGTTACAACCAACACTTATTCTAAGTTCCCAACTCAAACTCAGGGTATTCCTTGGTAAAACTGAGTTTGGACTTAATGAACTAGTAATGGTTGACCATGAAACTTGAACGAATGGCAGTCCCAATGGTAAGTTCCTCCAGAGCCGGAAGGTGAGCAGGTAGATCTCCGCTTAACACCGGACAGTCTTCTATTGAAAGGCTTTTAAGTTTCAGAAATCCATCAAACCCATCAGGAATATGCCACTCCCGCCAGCAAGGCATATCACGAAATACCAGAGTTTGAAGAGATCTGAAGGGTGTCCCCTGATGAGATGATTCAGCGTTGTTGTAAAACTCACCACCAATTCTCTCCAACCCATCAACTCCCCATATCAACAGATGCTGCAGAGACGGTAACTGTCCCAGTGAAGGAACCTGACGGCAATTCTTACAAAAATAAAAACTCAATTTAGTCATATTGGAGTAGCAAGGAAGGCCTAACCAATCGGGGAATGTTTCACCCCTGTAACTAAAAATTGATAACTCCTTCAATTTTCGGTGAGGTTCTAACTTCTCAAgtatctctctctctttttcaacatcaacaatatcaccaccaccaccaccaccacaatcatcatcatcaccatcatcctCCCCATCGTCATCCATGTCGTAATCGTCATCGTCATCGTCATTATTGGGAAGCCATTTCAAGTCTAAAATGATGATGTGCTTCTTGTTACCCATCTTTGCCTCCAAAGCTTCACCGCTGTCTTTCACATTCTGTAATTTGGAAATGCAAAGTGAGCCATGAAGATTGTCAAGTGTTCCCAATCCTCTAATCCCATTATCCACATGCTTCCCCACAATGTAATTACTTAAGTAGTTCAGATGCTTTAACTCACTCATGCCTTTTGGCATCTCTTTTAACTGAAAATCATCTTCTATATCAAGATGGCGCAGGTTCACAAGATCTTGCATCCGGCTAGGAAGCATCTCCAGCTTCTGACAACACCTCAACTTCAACGTTTGGAGATTGTATAATTTACACAATGACTCAGGCAATGTCAAGATAGGTGTGTGAGAGAGATCCAAATAATGCAAATGGATCAGTTTATCTATTGAAACAGGCAATGACTCAATAGGAAAACATTTAAATGACAGAACTCTTAAACACCTCGTTTGTAATTGTAAGAGCCAAAAATCACTTTCTAACTTAATTAATCCATCTGGCTGATGAGGAAAACGTACATCCAAAAAGGTTCTCATATGTATTGCTCCCTTACAGGCCTCTCCAAGTCTTAAAATTGGATCACGAGGATTTACCATATATGACAAATGACGAGTTTTGCTGCAAATCTTTTGTGGATCTCCTAATTCACTGACTCTGAAATAGAATTTTTCAGCAAAAAATGTTGCTAAATCATGCATAAGATCATGCATTACAAATAAGCTAGCATTTTCACTAGAAGGCTGAAAAAATGACCTTGCAACTAATTCATCAAAATATGCACGACCAATATTTTCCAATGTGTAACTTTCTATTGTTTGTACGAAGTCCTCAGCCATCCACAACCAGATTAATTCCTCTTTGTCAAATTGATAATCCTCAGGATATAATGAGCAATAAACAAAACACCGCTTTAAATGCGAAGGAAGATAGTGATAACTAACTCTTAATGCAGGAACAATCTTACTCTCATCTTCAGAAAGCTCCCAAATTTTACTTTCCCGTATATTCTCCCAGTCTTCTACATTATCCTTATTGCGCAGTAAACCCCCGAGTGTCTTCACAGCCAAAGGTAATCCCTTACatttttcaacaatttttttaCCAATTTGTTCTAAGATTACATATTCTCTAGAACTAGTAGAAATAGATGAATGTTTCAAAAACAAAGACCAGCAATCCTCGTCGGACAATATATCTAACTTGTAATGCCTATTTGTAGTTGACATTACAGAATCAACATTTCTAGTACGAGTAGTTAAAAGAATTTTACTTCCTTTATTCCCACTCAAAAAAGGTTTTAGAAAATTGTCCCACAAGTTTTGCTGATTATCCCAAACATCATCTAAAACTACCAAAAATGTCTTTTCAGTTAACTTTTCCTTCAATTCTGTTTGAATTGAATTCAAGTTAACCATGTTACAAGGAGAAGAAGCTATGTCTTCCATTATAGCCTTGGTAACATTAACCGGGTCAAATTTTGTTGCAACACACACCCATGCTTTAATGGCAAACTTTTTCTTCACTCTGGCATCGTTGTAAACCAATTGAGCCAAAGTAGTCTTTCCGATTCCACCAATACCTTCTATAGAGATCACAGACAAATTATCATCACAAGTGTCGTCTAACAAAAATTTTATGATGGTCTCTTTGTCATCGTTCCTGCCATATATATCAGAACTTTCAATCAGGGATGATTGAATTCTCCATGACATGTCCTCCAGATCTTTGGCAACCCCTTGTTTCAGATCAAGATCATCTTTCTCTTCAACAATAGACTCTAGTTTGTCAACTATGTCTTGCATGCTAGTCACTACCCCCATCTCATCGTCATCACTATCTTCCAAAATTGAATCAACATAGTGAGACCAGGAAGAAGAGTTACCTGGATCCCTCTGAGTGGGAGTGGGAGTGGCAGTGGCAGCTTTAGTGGAGAGTTCATCGAGCAAGTCATCAGCCATATAAAGAGCATCTTGGAGATCAACAAGCCACTTGTTGACTTCTTGATCTCGGATCTGCTTCTGCTCAGCATCATCAAGCACAGGTCGAGTGGCACGAAGACTCGCTCTCAGCCTTCGAAACAACTTCTGGTCAGCTAACCTCTTTGCTTCTGGGGTTGAGTTGACATCGAGGGAAGACAGCTTGTTCAAAACAGCATCAACAAAGGAAGAGAGATAAGCTCTACCCTGAAGTTTTGCAGCCATGATTGAGGCTCAAGTTCAGGGGATGATGAGATCAcaacaaaagagaagaaagaaagaaagaaagaaagaaaggtgaCTCGGGAAGTGGTTGTAGGTAGATAGCAATGCACTCAAATATCTGGGTTTTCTCAAGCACAGTTAAGTGTTCGCAGTGTCCTTACATGTTTAATTATTTGTTGTGTTTTGTGTGGTGGTGATGATATCGTTACAGTAAAAACTAAAAAAGTGAAAGATATTTTTCAAAGTGCACTCAAATAATAGAGAAATTGACTTGATGAGTTTATGGTCTTGGAGACAAATTCACATGGCTTATCAATGTGGACATGACATGCCACCTTTTGATGTATACGGCAACCAATCACTGAAAGTTTTGATGGTGAGCATGGCCCTTTCACATGGAGAGGTCGTGTGATAAGagaatattgatttgtaattgttgGACCAAAAATACAAAACATAACAAGACTTATAAAGCAGGCTTATAGTGGGGATATTTTTGCTTTATTTCCAGCATGAATTTGTTCACactccttttctattttttgttttgtaaAACTTCTTTTTAGATTAACTAATGGCTTTAggattaatataatatataatttagtaaatgaaataaaatattgaTTAAAAGGAGCCTTAGGTCATGTTTACATAAAACTTGAGGGGGAAAAACTTGTCACTATCATAATTAAATTCCAGCAAtcagtttttttattattattattacaagtGCACCAGCCATGGTATGATCTCAACAACAACAGCAAAGTGAATGGATTTTCAGAGAAAGGTAAGAGAACAATGGTTGCCGGGTAGAGTGAACTTGATAGAGTGGTTTTCTTAATCAAGTGTACAACCAAGGTGTCAGGCAAGTCTCTGAGGTaacttaaaataatttaaatttcaaagTAGTAACTCATGATTTTTGTAAATTCTTGTTTGAATGATGAAACAAATTATTAAAATAgcaatattttctttctttttttttcaaaaggaaCATTTCCCTAGACACCTTAAGTAATAAAATAATGTAAGGTTCATAGATGGTTTCACGCCATAATTTGTTGGCAAAAAGACAAAGGCAATTGTCAATTGACTCGGGGTCTCAGTGGtaacattaaaaaaatttagtgGAGTGTCTTGCTGGCTCTTAATTATAACACTATACTTCTAatttttaattgttattgttaattgttattttggAAGGTGCAATGTAATTGCTTAAAACCTTTAATCATGTCCTAGCAATCTTTTGAAAGATGCAATGTGAAAGCAAGGCGTGGAAAATTCCAACTAACTTTTGAAGGATCAATGGAAAATTGTAGTCTCTGTAGAAATTGTGTTAAAGCAAAAATAATCATGATTCATGAGCTGTTTATGTTTCATATTCATAATAAAATAGGAAAATTTTCACATATACCATTTACTTTATTGGTATAGCGCTATAGCAGGTACGATAAGGTATTCGGTCAGGATTTTGTCTTCACGTGTAATTTGTAATTTTGAAAACATCCTTATAATTTTGGAAAGTTTTCACATGTACCAAACCACTTTATTGAAAATCTGCTATTCCATTATTTATAGGCGTTCAGATCTATATTAAAATATTGTAATGGACATGATTGATTGCCAGAAATCTGCAATATACTCcataaaaagagagtgcaaggaaAACCTTCAACCTGTGATACCCTTATCCAAAAGCACCATGTTGTCAATTACCCTTGTGTTTTCCTAAACGCATCAAGCCATAGTGGGAAGTCGGTTGCCTAATTGCCTGGGGAGCCGATTGTAAAATATTGggttaagaatttttttttttaatggtttGATGGACCTTGGATATGGAAACAAAATACCGTGTAGATTATTGTAATTTGTAACAGTGATTGGTGTATTgcaataaaatattaatatttttgttagacttattttaaatattcaaattttagtcTAACTTAATATAAAAACAACAAGTGTGTTTTGGTGACAATTTAAAAACAACAATTTATATTAGGTCAGATTTCCGGGTTTTTTAGTACTAAAGCCTATTAAAATGAGTGTGCAACTGTGCATTACTTTTTATCTTGTCATATCTAAAttgaaatatttttctttattttattagagGTTGAATAAAAGATGAACTAAAatgtaataaatttaattaatgttttgatataaaattttatAGTCATCGATCTTTTATTCGTGAGTTTAAGTTCGGATAGTGAATTTTTGATGACCTGAACTTGAATTTTGAGGTTAGTTTGGTTTAACTTACTCTCATCTCTAATCTTAAATAAAATATGTAaagattttataaataattataagTGATTGATTCGATAagaattattgtatatatttatttttttacataaatatactaaataatgagAATCTATTACTATAGTTTAGTGATTATGTCATTTTTTACTAAATCTTGGTGATTGGTTGGATcttaaaatttctattttcttactAAATGGTGATAATTGGTTTAGTGTAATTTGTGTTATTAAATTTTGGTACTATTATGAATCTTTATGATAAACTTAATATCCAGCCACTTATCACAATTTATCTATAAAAAAAGTTTTGGACAGGATGGATCTTAAATTTTAGTAGAAAagagattgaaaattaaaattttttacaatTAATTATAATNNNNNNNNNNNNNNNNNNNNNNNNNNNNNNNNNNNNNNNNNNNNNNNNNNNNNNNNNNNNNNNNNNNNNNNNNNNNNNNNNNNNNNNNNNNNNNNNNNNNNNNNNNNNNCAGAAtataaatagaaattaaagaaatttatGGCTGTGGATAAAAAAATAGTTATGATACTATAATTTacgttttattaaattaattattttttttagtttttacattTATTCTGTAGAAGCAATTACATTTGTTTAATATTATATTTCGAAAAAGAATATTGGCTCTAAAACAACTGAAAATGTCTCAAAAATTAGACATACACTTtacaaaaactttatgcccctctTTATCTCTAAAATTAGGATGTCCTAATCAACTAACGGTTATTGCATTTCCATTATTCAATAGATGTGAATGAATCGAATTACTTATCTCTTGATCTATTAGTGAATTATCTCTCTAGCAATTATGAAAGATGTTCCACTAGAAATATTTTTGTTATTGCTTCGACTCATATTCCTTAAAAAGTGAATCCCACTCTAATAGCTCCGAATAAATTAAATACATGCATTAAGATACGAAGGCTTCTTATTCTACAACAACAAAAGTACTTTTTCACTCTTTCATATACTAGGAGATTTCACTTGGAAAGGAGAATGTTCCCTACTAATGGACTCGGATACATAACCATAACTATGGATTCTAATGTACGAGATCTTGTAGCAATTATCAACGAGGTCCTATCGATtagtattataaaaaaaatcattataGACACTAATATAATTAGATCTGCTTTTCATATATAAACTTGGGATTTGCAATCCCAGGTAAGATCAGTTCAAGATCATGGGATCGTTTAGGGAGGGTTATTTCAAAAAATGTACTTCTAAGTAATTGCTCCAACTAAAAAGACGAAAtaatttttcatcatctctattgaAGTAATAAGCCCCAATATTGATATATTAAGAGCTCATTACTTCAACTAGTCTCTGTGTTCTTCGAATGAATCTTTTAGTTGTTGGAAGGTTGTCCAAAAACAATATATAAAGTATACCCAATAAAACTTATAAATAAATCagatataaaaaattattcttttttattttaggaCATTGATATAATATTAAAGTGCATTTAAATTGTTTATGTAAATCAccttaaatatataaattttactattttatttgtgTAGTATTATTTTAAGAATTTTGCTAACTCGTCCCTTAAGAACATAAATTAAGCAtaccataaaaattaaaaaatatatattttataaaaattattacaaaaatgatttatttttatatttttaatgcaTTAAATacatcaaaaatattaaaaaaattctattgttatttttttaaaatgtgtccTTATTTTTTTAGAACACaagttaattaaattttattttaattgtttcAGATGATAAAAGTAATGTATTAATAAAtgtgtattgaattttgaaaattgttagaCTGTTAGAGGGTAATTAAGAAAGTCTAAGAgcctagtatttttattaaaatttagtccgtacttaattaataaaagaaaagtgagtaatcttAAATTATTAGATGTaattttacaccattaaaaatattaataatgattaattaatgactacaaatcacaaaacctACTAAGTACTAACTCCCTAGCgatattaaaatttattgttttttgtcattatttttagCCATCAATTCAGTTATTTTAgtttgagtaaagtatcatttttgtccccaacgtttggggtaagtcctatttgtgtccctaacgtttaaatcgtcctatttgtatccttaacgtttataaaagtgattcaatgttatcctactatcaattatactaacaaattagattatatttttcaattattctcacttgaatgtattcattctcaattaggtctcacttggatgtgttcgattttaatattatacccactatttgtgtttagattcaattatgtccctaaaaaagtgaattgtgtaaatattgtaggaattagtttcaacatttgatgagctatttttcgaaaTAGATCATCGAtcctatcccagacatttgtattctaatttcaagaaaagatttttaaaactcaaactaaagcgctcatgatgtgtaattgacgccaggataacattgaattacttttacaaatgttagggatacaaataggacgatttaaacgttagggacacaaataggatttagcccaaacgttgaggacaaaaacgatattttactcttttagtttaataatccaacaacatattttattctactaattaataataaaaaataataaattttaataattttttagtttttttttttaattttatttggagGATAACTGTATTGTAGAAAAATTATGATTGGGCACAAGTGAGAAAAAATGGTAAAATTATGGCCAAATAATTTGCAATAAATTTTTCAGGATTTGCCCAGCTCTACAAGTCCGAAATGCTATCCAATAACTTCAAGCCATTGGAACAATAGTTTGGCTCAATTCGCCTCAGACTCAATTCAAGGTATCATGAAAGCCGCTTATTAGATTAGTCTTTTTTGTCATTTTAGGTATCATTTTAGGGATTCTTTAGTAATTTCCGTATACAGTAAAAAACAAATGATTAACTTGAAAACGGACCGTACATGGAATAGCACATTTCCACTAAAGTAGTGTGGTATATGTGAAAGCTTTCCTATAATTTTAATAGAATGATGCAAGGGGCAGCGAAGGAGCAGTGACCAACTGACCATGTGACTAAATGATGAAGAGAGAATGAGAGATGATGGGCTATGTTGAAGTTGTCTTTGAAGGATCAATGGAAAATTGTAGTCTCTGTAGAAATTGTGTTAAAGCAAAAATCATCATGATTCATGAGCTGTTTATGTTTCATATTCAATTATTCATAATAAAAtaagggataagtatgattttgatCCCCAACGTAGGggttgaaaatttatttcgtccctcgcctttttttcgctccaaaatggtccataaagtttcagtttgttttaaaatcgtcctttttaccaattatattttttttattaccaaattaccctttattaaaaaaattataatcttcttcttcttcttgctgattCTGgattcttgatgatgatgataattttCTGATTCTGAgtattattgttgtttaatttttctaaattttctGAATTTTGGATTTTGATGAGGAGgacgatgatgatgttgattttcTGATGTTTTGGTTTTTCTGATTTTCTGATGTtgatttttctgatttttctaaTGTTTTGGTGTGATGGATGCTGGTGATGGAGTGGCGGTGGATggtgggtggtggtggtggtagtggttgTTCTGATACTGAGTTCtggtggcggtggcggtggcggcggtagcggtggtggtggtggtggtggtggggaaGGGAgaattttggggaagaagggatAGGGTCATTTTGGTCCGAAGGAcggttttaaaacaaactgaaactttgggaCTATTTTGGAGCAAAAAAAAGGcgagggacgaaaaaaattttcagccccttcgttagggaccaaaattatACTTATCCCATAAAATAATGACCAGCGTGAGACGAgacgtttaattttttttatatgaaaaaaacaTTCgtacagaaattatttttaatatggaaatGGAGATGGTGTTttggttgaatattgatatttgaagtgTATTACAGTATTATGGAACTCATTCAACACGCCCCCACGTGTTGTACCACGCCCCCACGTGTTGCACAATACGCTGCCACGTGTCCAACACGCCCCCCACGTGTTGGCCAGGATGCTGCCACGTGTCCACCACGCCCCCCACGTGTTGACTTTTTACCTACAAAATCCACCCATCTGTAATTA from Arachis ipaensis cultivar K30076 chromosome B02, Araip1.1, whole genome shotgun sequence harbors:
- the LOC107628003 gene encoding putative disease resistance RPP13-like protein 1 isoform X1; the encoded protein is MAAKLQGRAYLSSFVDAVLNKLSSLDVNSTPEAKKLDDQKLLQKLRKSLRATRPVLDDAEQRQIRDQEVNKWLVDLQDALYMADDLLDELSTKAATATATPTPTQRDPGNSSSWSHYVDSILEDSDDDEMGVVTSMQDIVDKLESIVEEKDDLDLKQGVAKDLEDMSWRIQSSLIESSDIYGRNDDKETIIKFLLDDTCDDNLSVISIEGIGGIGKTTLAQLVYNDARVKKKFAIKAWVCVATKFDPVNVTKAIMEDIASSPCNMVNLNSIQTELKEKLTEKTFLVVLDDVWDNQQNLWDNFLKPFLSGNKGSKILLTTRTRNVDSVMSTTNRHYKLDILSDEDCWSLFLKHSSISTSSREYVILEQIGKKIVEKCKGLPLAVKTLGGLLRNKDNVEDWENIRESKIWELSEDESKIVPALRVSYHYLPSHLKRCFVYCSLYPEDYQFDKEELIWLWMAEDFVQTIESYTLENIGRAYFDELVARSFFQPSSENASLFVMHDLMHDLATFFAEKFYFRVSELGDPQKICSKTRHLSYMVNPRDPILRLGEACKGAIHMRTFLDVRFPHQPDGLIKLESDFWLLQLQTRCLRVLSFKCFPIESLPVSIDKLIHLHYLDLSHTPILTLPESLCKLYNLQTLKLRCCQKLEMLPSRMQDLVNLRHLDIEDDFQLKEMPKGMSELKHLNYLSNYIVGKHVDNGIRGLGTLDNLHGSLCISKLQNVKDSGEALEAKMGNKKHIIILDLKWLPNNDDDDDDYDMDDDGEDDGDDDDCGGGGGGDIVDVEKEREILEKLEPHRKLKELSIFSYRGETFPDWLGLPCYSNMTKLSFYFCKNCRQVPSLGQLPSLQHLLIWGVDGLERIGGEFYNNAESSHQGTPFRSLQTLVFRDMPCWREWHIPDGFDGFLKLKSLSIEDCPVLSGDLPAHLPALEELTIGTAIRSSFMVNHY
- the LOC107628003 gene encoding putative disease resistance RPP13-like protein 1 isoform X2; translated protein: MAAKLQGRAYLSSFVDAVLNKLSSLDVNSTPEAKRLADQKLFRRLRASLRATRPVLDDAEQKQIRDQEVNKWLVDLQDALYMADDLLDELSTKAATATPTPTQRDPGNSSSWSHYVDSILEDSDDDEMGVVTSMQDIVDKLESIVEEKDDLDLKQGVAKDLEDMSWRIQSSLIESSDIYGRNDDKETIIKFLLDDTCDDNLSVISIEGIGGIGKTTLAQLVYNDARVKKKFAIKAWVCVATKFDPVNVTKAIMEDIASSPCNMVNLNSIQTELKEKLTEKTFLVVLDDVWDNQQNLWDNFLKPFLSGNKGSKILLTTRTRNVDSVMSTTNRHYKLDILSDEDCWSLFLKHSSISTSSREYVILEQIGKKIVEKCKGLPLAVKTLGGLLRNKDNVEDWENIRESKIWELSEDESKIVPALRVSYHYLPSHLKRCFVYCSLYPEDYQFDKEELIWLWMAEDFVQTIESYTLENIGRAYFDELVARSFFQPSSENASLFVMHDLMHDLATFFAEKFYFRVSELGDPQKICSKTRHLSYMVNPRDPILRLGEACKGAIHMRTFLDVRFPHQPDGLIKLESDFWLLQLQTRCLRVLSFKCFPIESLPVSIDKLIHLHYLDLSHTPILTLPESLCKLYNLQTLKLRCCQKLEMLPSRMQDLVNLRHLDIEDDFQLKEMPKGMSELKHLNYLSNYIVGKHVDNGIRGLGTLDNLHGSLCISKLQNVKDSGEALEAKMGNKKHIIILDLKWLPNNDDDDDDYDMDDDGEDDGDDDDCGGGGGGDIVDVEKEREILEKLEPHRKLKELSIFSYRGETFPDWLGLPCYSNMTKLSFYFCKNCRQVPSLGQLPSLQHLLIWGVDGLERIGGEFYNNAESSHQGTPFRSLQTLVFRDMPCWREWHIPDGFDGFLKLKSLSIEDCPVLSGDLPAHLPALEELTIGTAIRSSFMVNHY